The proteins below come from a single Kitasatospora sp. NBC_00315 genomic window:
- the sepH gene encoding septation protein SepH: MTSAGTTREVTVPELRVVAVSNDGTRLVLKAADSTEYTLPIDERLRAAVRGDRPRLGQIEIEVESHLRPRDIQARIRAGASAEEVAQAAGISVDRVRRFEGPVLAERAFMAERARKTAIRRHGESTGPQLGDAVAERLTLRGAEKDTERWDSWRRDDGTWEVVLGYRADGEGRSASWTYDPPRRLVQPNDDEARALIGENVEREEEQVFPFIPRIARLPHDRPLRPMIDRPSADRIMSSREVRESREATAEARDSLTSLLDVVPAFRENLAVGPAPAEPAVAEVVEEVEEPSVAPAAGIGAGSAYADILMPRAVAPHRERLVGTTDRQAEADGVRPGRRATVPSWDEIVFGSRRKKQE; encoded by the coding sequence GTGACGTCGGCAGGCACCACCCGGGAGGTAACCGTGCCCGAACTGCGCGTCGTGGCCGTCAGCAACGACGGCACACGGCTGGTGCTCAAGGCTGCCGACAGCACGGAGTACACCCTCCCCATCGACGAGCGGCTACGCGCCGCCGTCCGCGGGGACCGGCCGCGCCTCGGTCAGATCGAGATCGAGGTCGAGAGCCACCTCCGCCCCCGTGACATCCAGGCGCGGATACGAGCAGGCGCCTCCGCCGAGGAGGTCGCCCAGGCCGCCGGCATCTCGGTCGACCGGGTCCGCCGCTTCGAGGGCCCCGTGCTCGCCGAGCGCGCCTTCATGGCCGAGCGCGCCCGCAAGACCGCGATCCGCCGGCACGGCGAGTCCACCGGGCCCCAGCTCGGCGACGCCGTCGCCGAGCGCCTGACCCTGCGCGGCGCCGAGAAGGACACCGAGCGGTGGGACTCCTGGCGCCGCGACGACGGCACCTGGGAGGTCGTCCTCGGGTACCGCGCGGACGGCGAGGGCCGCTCCGCCAGCTGGACGTACGACCCGCCCCGCCGCCTGGTCCAGCCGAACGACGACGAGGCCCGCGCGCTGATCGGCGAGAACGTCGAGCGCGAGGAGGAACAGGTCTTCCCGTTCATCCCGCGGATCGCCCGGCTCCCCCACGACCGCCCGCTGCGCCCGATGATCGACCGGCCCTCGGCCGACCGGATCATGTCGTCGCGCGAGGTCCGGGAGTCCCGGGAGGCCACGGCCGAGGCGCGGGACTCGCTGACCAGCCTGCTGGACGTGGTGCCCGCGTTCCGGGAGAACCTCGCGGTCGGCCCCGCCCCGGCGGAACCCGCGGTGGCCGAGGTCGTCGAGGAGGTCGAGGAGCCTTCGGTTGCCCCCGCGGCCGGCATCGGCGCCGGTTCGGCGTACGCGGACATCCTGATGCCGCGCGCGGTCGCCCCGCACCGGGAACGGCTGGTCGGCACCACCGACCGGCAGGCCGAGGCGGACGGCGTGCGGCCCGGGCGGCGGGCCACGGTGCCCAGCTGGGACGAGATCGTCTTCGGCAGCCGGCGCAAGAAGCAGGAGTAG
- a CDS encoding sulfurtransferase, whose translation MDDFAQDSPLISVAELETALASTRPPVLLDIRFQLGSTSRVGDYEAGHLPGAYFVDLDSELAAPPGAGGRHPLPDPEVLGAALRRAGVDARRPVVVYDAGPAMSAARAWWLLRWAGHPDVRVLDGGLAAWQEAGLPLGTGLPPAAEGDFKPVPGHLPTLDADGAAAFARTGLLLDARAGERYRGELEPLDPRAGHIPGAVSAPTTENLGSDGRFLPAAALAARFAALGAGEREVAVYCGSGVTAAHQILALEAAGLPAVLYPGSWSDWCGDPARPAATGAHPG comes from the coding sequence ATGGACGACTTCGCGCAGGACTCCCCGCTGATCTCCGTGGCCGAGCTGGAGACGGCCCTCGCCTCCACCCGGCCGCCGGTGCTGCTCGACATCCGCTTCCAGCTGGGCAGCACCTCCCGGGTGGGGGACTACGAGGCGGGCCACCTGCCCGGTGCGTACTTCGTCGACCTCGACAGCGAGCTGGCGGCCCCGCCCGGCGCCGGCGGCCGGCACCCGCTGCCCGATCCGGAGGTCCTCGGCGCGGCACTGCGCCGCGCGGGTGTCGACGCCCGGCGCCCGGTGGTCGTGTACGACGCGGGCCCGGCGATGTCCGCCGCCCGGGCCTGGTGGCTGCTGCGCTGGGCCGGGCACCCGGACGTGCGGGTGCTGGACGGCGGGCTGGCCGCCTGGCAGGAGGCGGGACTGCCGCTCGGCACCGGGCTGCCGCCGGCGGCGGAGGGTGACTTCAAGCCGGTGCCCGGGCACCTGCCCACCCTCGACGCGGACGGCGCCGCCGCGTTCGCCCGGACCGGTCTGCTGCTGGACGCCCGGGCGGGCGAGCGCTACCGCGGAGAGCTGGAGCCGCTCGACCCGCGGGCCGGGCACATCCCGGGCGCGGTGTCGGCTCCGACCACCGAGAACCTGGGTTCGGACGGGCGCTTCCTGCCGGCCGCCGCGCTGGCCGCCCGTTTCGCCGCGCTCGGCGCGGGGGAGCGGGAGGTGGCGGTCTACTGCGGATCGGGTGTCACCGCGGCCCACCAGATCCTGGCGCTGGAGGCGGCCGGCCTCCCGGCGGTGCTGTACCCGGGCTCGTGGAGCGACTGGTGCGGCGATCCGGCCCGCCCCGCCGCCACCGGCGCCCACCCGGGCTGA
- a CDS encoding thymidine kinase has protein sequence MAELVFFSGTMDCGKSTLALQLDHNHAARGRQGIIFSRHDRAGASTISSRLGLRADAVEVTDAFDFHAHVVQLLSAGGRVDYLICDEANFYAAGQVDQLARVVDELGIDVFTFGITTDFRTRLFPGSQRLIELADRVEVLQVEALCWCGARATHNARTVGGVMVVEGAQVVVGDISVSEDEIGYEVLCRRHHRRRLTAAAARVSVLSPDVLPFEQQA, from the coding sequence ATGGCTGAACTGGTGTTCTTCTCCGGGACGATGGACTGCGGCAAGTCGACGCTCGCACTCCAGCTGGACCACAACCACGCCGCCCGCGGCCGGCAGGGGATCATCTTCTCCCGCCACGACCGGGCCGGGGCCTCCACCATCTCCAGCCGGCTCGGCCTGCGCGCTGACGCGGTGGAGGTGACGGACGCGTTCGACTTCCACGCCCACGTGGTGCAGCTGCTCTCCGCCGGCGGCCGGGTCGACTACCTGATCTGCGACGAGGCCAACTTCTACGCGGCCGGGCAGGTCGACCAGTTGGCCCGGGTGGTGGACGAACTGGGCATCGACGTCTTCACCTTCGGCATCACCACGGACTTCCGCACCCGGCTGTTCCCCGGCTCGCAGCGACTGATCGAACTCGCCGACCGGGTGGAGGTCCTCCAGGTCGAGGCGCTCTGCTGGTGCGGCGCCCGGGCCACCCACAACGCCCGTACCGTCGGCGGCGTGATGGTGGTCGAGGGCGCGCAGGTCGTGGTCGGCGACATCAGCGTCAGCGAGGACGAGATCGGCTACGAGGTGCTCTGCCGGCGCCACCACCGCCGTCGGCTGACCGCCGCGGCCGCCCGCGTCTCGGTGCTCTCGCCCGACGTCCTGCCGTTCGAGCAGCAGGCCTGA
- a CDS encoding alkaline phosphatase family protein, with translation MTLAPADGYDSFEILDPADAPAPLYGSGSLCDLLPSVAAGLGVPGFGSALPIAPADRVCVFLVDGLGWELLLRHPEYAPFLSSLTGSSMGGAGRPLTAGFPATTATSLASVGTGLPPGRHGLAGYTVAVPGTGYLMNQLRWQPPTEPRVWQPYPTVFEQVQAAGVATCQVSSPLFVNTPLTKVALSGGTFLGRTTGEERMDLAARWLAENDRALVYTYVSELDGAGHRFGVDSDDWRMTLNTVDRLARRLAEQLPPRSALYVTADHGMIDIAPEDRIDFDDDWELSAGVALLGGEGRARHVYAVPGAASDVYTVWSEVLGDRMWVATREQAIAAGWFGPVVDDRVYQRIGDVVAAARDDIAVTASRSEPGESTMIGLHGSMTPAEQHVPLLEVRG, from the coding sequence ATGACACTCGCACCCGCCGACGGCTACGACTCCTTCGAGATCCTGGACCCGGCCGACGCCCCCGCGCCGCTGTACGGCAGCGGCTCGCTCTGCGACCTGCTGCCCTCGGTGGCGGCCGGGCTCGGCGTGCCCGGCTTCGGATCCGCCCTGCCGATCGCGCCCGCCGACCGGGTCTGCGTGTTCCTGGTCGACGGTCTGGGCTGGGAGCTGCTGCTGCGCCACCCCGAGTACGCGCCGTTCCTCAGCTCGCTGACCGGCAGCTCGATGGGCGGCGCCGGGCGCCCGCTCACCGCCGGCTTCCCGGCGACCACCGCGACCTCGCTCGCCTCGGTCGGCACCGGCCTGCCGCCGGGCCGGCACGGGCTGGCCGGGTACACCGTCGCCGTCCCCGGCACCGGCTACCTGATGAACCAGCTGCGCTGGCAGCCGCCGACCGAGCCGCGGGTCTGGCAGCCCTACCCGACGGTCTTCGAGCAGGTCCAGGCGGCCGGCGTGGCGACCTGCCAGGTCTCCTCGCCGCTGTTCGTGAACACCCCGCTGACCAAGGTGGCGCTCTCCGGCGGCACCTTCCTCGGCCGCACCACCGGCGAGGAGCGGATGGATCTCGCGGCGCGGTGGCTGGCCGAGAACGACCGGGCGCTGGTCTACACGTACGTCAGTGAACTGGACGGCGCCGGGCACCGGTTCGGCGTCGACTCGGACGACTGGCGGATGACGCTGAACACCGTCGACCGGCTGGCGCGGCGGCTGGCCGAGCAACTGCCGCCGCGCTCCGCGCTGTACGTGACGGCCGACCACGGCATGATCGACATCGCGCCGGAGGACCGGATCGACTTCGACGACGACTGGGAGCTCAGCGCCGGCGTCGCCCTGCTCGGCGGGGAGGGCCGGGCCCGGCACGTGTACGCGGTGCCCGGCGCGGCCTCCGATGTGTACACCGTCTGGAGCGAGGTGCTCGGCGACCGGATGTGGGTGGCGACCAGGGAGCAGGCGATCGCGGCGGGCTGGTTCGGCCCGGTGGTCGACGACCGGGTCTACCAGCGGATCGGCGACGTGGTCGCGGCGGCCCGGGACGACATCGCGGTCACCGCCTCCCGCAGCGAGCCCGGCGAGTCCACGATGATCGGCCTGCACGGGTCGATGACCCCGGCCGAGCAACACGTACCGCTGCTCGAAGTCCGCGGCTGA
- a CDS encoding DUF5998 family protein produces MAKTGTTNTQDLRTAIERSGYYPALVSEAVESAVGSEPISSYLVHQETTFDANEVRRHVTVLVLTPTRFVVSHTDEQSGDADSPVPYATTSTESVRLDRIGSVVLSRMVSNPETYTPGTLPREVVLTIGWGAVQRLDLEPAGCSDPNCDADHGYTGSATADDLSLRVSEAGDGPETVAQALVFARALSEATISSGRA; encoded by the coding sequence ATGGCCAAGACCGGTACCACCAACACTCAGGACCTGCGCACGGCGATCGAGCGCAGTGGCTACTACCCGGCCCTGGTGTCCGAGGCGGTCGAGTCCGCGGTGGGTTCCGAGCCGATCAGCTCCTACCTGGTCCACCAGGAGACCACCTTCGACGCCAACGAGGTACGCCGGCACGTCACCGTGCTGGTGCTCACCCCGACCCGGTTCGTGGTCAGCCACACGGACGAGCAGTCCGGCGACGCCGACAGCCCGGTGCCGTACGCGACCACCTCGACCGAGAGCGTCCGCCTGGACCGGATCGGCTCGGTGGTGCTCAGCAGGATGGTCTCCAACCCCGAGACGTACACCCCCGGCACCCTGCCGCGCGAGGTGGTCCTGACCATCGGCTGGGGCGCCGTCCAGCGGCTCGACCTGGAGCCGGCCGGCTGCTCGGACCCGAACTGCGACGCCGACCACGGCTACACCGGCTCCGCGACGGCCGACGACCTCTCCCTGCGGGTCAGCGAGGCCGGCGACGGCCCGGAGACGGTCGCGCAGGCGCTGGTCTTCGCCCGGGCACTGTCCGAGGCGACGATCAGCAGCGGCCGGGCCTGA
- a CDS encoding GNAT family N-acetyltransferase has product MLLRDGGTARIRPITTADAQRLVEFYEQVSDQSKYFRFFAPYPRLSDKDVRRFTHHDYVNRVGLAVVVRDRFIATVRYDRIDATGRPSEQGTTAEVAFLVQDAHQGRGVASALLEHIGAVAQERGIRRFIAEVLPENRKMVKVFTDAGYTQRRSFADGVVHLEFDLEPTAASLAVMRAREHRAEARSVQRLLTPRSVAVVGVSRTPGTVGRAILHDLAGFGGPVYAVNRNAGPGTELDGVPVYPSVLEIPGPVDLAVIAVPAAAVPGAVADCGAHGVQGLVVVTAGYAETGPEGRDRQRALVRQARAAGMRVIGPNAFGLINTDPERPLNASLAPVLPARGGFGIFCQSGAIGVALLEAAHRRGLGVSSFASVGNRSDVSGNDLLQYWEEDPATEVVLLYLESFGNPRKFTRIARRLATVKPVVVVKGARHTGSLPPGHAVQPAVSGLRDATADALFQQAGVLRVDTITDLYDTGELLARQPLPPGDRVAVVGNSDSMGLLTYDTCLSAGLRPRTPVDLTTAATGENFRIALETALSDPAVDAVIAVAIPPIGTSAHAFVGGRLHESDPGSDDPEIADALLEAALRARELGKPLVLAHLALTDLPGRLRPGGVPAYPTPERAVHALAHAVRYADWRRRTAAAEETARVPELDGVDEGAARRLVDAALGTRAAVAARLQPGGARITLPEADGNALLATYGIDVHPTLPAPDETSAVRAAATLGYPVALKATAPHLRHRPDLGSVRLDLTGEPGLRRAHRELDALLGGAGPAQLVVQGLAPRGVDTVIGATVDPAVGTILSFGLAGAPAELLGDVAHRLVPATDQDVASLIREVRAAPLLFGWRGSDPVDTAALEEVLLRVSRLVDDLPEVASVDLEPVVVAPHGLAILGARVRIAPLPVRSDLGPRAMSTL; this is encoded by the coding sequence GTGCTGCTGCGCGACGGCGGCACGGCCCGGATCCGGCCGATCACCACCGCCGACGCGCAGCGCCTGGTGGAGTTCTACGAGCAGGTCTCCGACCAGTCCAAGTACTTCCGGTTCTTCGCGCCCTACCCCCGGCTCTCCGACAAGGACGTACGGCGCTTCACGCATCACGACTACGTCAACCGGGTGGGCCTGGCCGTGGTCGTGCGCGACCGCTTCATCGCGACCGTCCGCTACGACCGGATCGACGCCACCGGGCGGCCCTCCGAGCAGGGCACCACCGCCGAGGTGGCGTTCCTGGTGCAGGACGCCCACCAGGGCCGGGGCGTGGCCTCCGCCCTGCTGGAGCACATCGGGGCCGTCGCCCAGGAGCGCGGCATCCGCCGGTTCATCGCCGAGGTGCTCCCCGAGAACCGCAAGATGGTCAAGGTCTTCACCGACGCCGGCTACACCCAGCGGCGCAGCTTCGCCGACGGCGTGGTGCACCTGGAGTTCGACCTGGAACCCACCGCCGCCTCGCTGGCGGTCATGCGGGCCCGCGAACACCGCGCCGAGGCCCGTTCGGTCCAGCGGCTGCTGACCCCGCGCTCGGTCGCGGTGGTCGGGGTCTCGCGCACCCCGGGGACGGTGGGCCGGGCGATCCTGCACGACCTGGCGGGCTTCGGCGGCCCGGTGTACGCGGTGAACCGCAACGCCGGGCCGGGCACCGAGCTGGACGGCGTGCCGGTGTACCCCTCGGTGCTGGAGATACCGGGGCCGGTGGACCTCGCGGTGATCGCCGTCCCGGCGGCCGCGGTGCCGGGCGCGGTCGCGGACTGCGGCGCGCACGGCGTGCAGGGCCTGGTGGTGGTCACCGCCGGCTACGCCGAGACCGGCCCGGAGGGCCGCGACCGCCAGCGGGCGCTGGTGCGCCAGGCCCGCGCGGCCGGGATGCGGGTGATCGGCCCGAACGCGTTCGGCCTGATCAACACCGACCCCGAGCGACCGCTGAACGCCTCGCTCGCGCCGGTGCTGCCCGCGCGCGGCGGGTTCGGGATCTTCTGCCAGTCCGGGGCGATCGGCGTCGCGCTGCTGGAGGCCGCCCACCGGCGCGGCCTCGGCGTCTCCTCCTTCGCCTCGGTGGGCAACCGCTCCGACGTCTCCGGCAACGATCTGCTCCAGTACTGGGAGGAGGACCCGGCCACCGAGGTGGTGCTGCTGTACCTGGAGTCCTTCGGCAACCCCCGCAAGTTCACCCGGATCGCCCGCCGGCTGGCCACCGTCAAGCCGGTGGTGGTGGTCAAGGGGGCCAGGCACACCGGCAGTCTGCCGCCCGGCCACGCCGTCCAGCCCGCCGTCAGCGGCCTGCGCGACGCCACCGCCGACGCGCTGTTCCAGCAGGCCGGCGTGCTGCGGGTGGACACCATCACCGACCTGTACGACACCGGTGAGCTGCTCGCCCGCCAGCCGCTGCCGCCCGGGGACCGGGTCGCGGTGGTCGGCAACTCCGACTCCATGGGCCTGCTGACGTACGACACCTGCCTCTCGGCGGGGCTGCGCCCGCGCACCCCGGTCGACCTGACCACCGCGGCCACCGGGGAGAACTTCCGGATCGCCCTGGAGACCGCGCTGTCCGACCCGGCGGTGGACGCGGTGATCGCGGTGGCGATCCCGCCGATCGGCACCTCCGCGCACGCCTTCGTGGGGGGCCGCCTGCACGAGAGCGACCCGGGCTCGGACGACCCGGAGATCGCCGACGCGCTGCTGGAGGCGGCGCTCAGGGCAAGGGAGTTGGGCAAGCCGTTGGTGCTCGCCCACCTGGCGCTGACCGACCTGCCGGGCCGGCTGCGGCCGGGCGGGGTGCCCGCCTACCCGACGCCGGAGCGGGCCGTGCACGCACTGGCGCACGCCGTCCGGTACGCCGACTGGCGCCGCCGGACCGCCGCGGCCGAGGAGACCGCGCGCGTCCCCGAGCTGGACGGCGTGGACGAGGGGGCCGCCCGCCGACTGGTGGACGCGGCGCTCGGCACCCGGGCGGCCGTCGCGGCCCGGCTCCAGCCGGGCGGCGCCCGGATCACCCTGCCCGAGGCGGACGGCAACGCGTTGCTCGCCACCTACGGCATCGACGTCCACCCGACGCTGCCCGCACCGGACGAGACGAGCGCGGTCCGGGCCGCGGCCACCCTCGGCTACCCCGTCGCGCTCAAGGCCACCGCCCCGCACCTGCGCCATCGTCCGGATCTGGGCAGCGTCCGGCTCGACCTGACCGGGGAGCCCGGCCTGCGCCGGGCCCACCGGGAGCTGGACGCGCTGCTCGGGGGCGCCGGTCCGGCGCAGCTGGTCGTCCAGGGCCTGGCCCCGCGCGGGGTGGACACCGTGATCGGCGCGACCGTCGACCCCGCGGTGGGCACGATCCTCTCCTTCGGTCTGGCCGGCGCCCCGGCGGAACTGCTCGGCGACGTCGCGCACCGGCTGGTGCCCGCCACCGACCAGGATGTGGCGAGTCTCATCCGGGAGGTCAGGGCGGCGCCGCTGCTGTTCGGCTGGCGGGGCTCGGACCCGGTGGACACCGCCGCGCTGGAGGAGGTGCTGCTGCGGGTGTCGCGGCTGGTCGACGACCTGCCGGAGGTGGCCTCGGTGGACCTCGAACCCGTGGTCGTGGCGCCGCACGGGCTGGCGATCCTGGGGGCGCGCGTGCGGATCGCCCCGCTGCCGGTACGCAGCGATCTGGGCCCGCGCGCCATGAGCACCCTGTAA
- a CDS encoding HPr family phosphocarrier protein, giving the protein MAERRVTIGWAEGLHARPASIFVRAVTATGVPMTIAKPGGKPVNAASMLGLLGLGAEGGEEIVLASEADDAAPALDRVAKLVHDGLDELPAA; this is encoded by the coding sequence ATGGCTGAGCGCCGCGTCACCATCGGTTGGGCCGAGGGCCTGCACGCCCGTCCCGCCTCCATTTTCGTCCGCGCCGTCACGGCCACGGGCGTGCCGATGACCATCGCCAAGCCCGGCGGCAAGCCCGTCAACGCCGCCTCCATGCTCGGCCTGCTGGGCCTGGGCGCCGAGGGCGGCGAGGAGATCGTCCTGGCCTCCGAGGCCGACGACGCCGCGCCGGCCCTCGACCGCGTCGCGAAGCTGGTCCACGACGGACTCGACGAACTGCCCGCCGCCTGA
- a CDS encoding GNAT family N-acetyltransferase, whose amino-acid sequence MRELTTIAELRDAAEDDALPLWAAQGFATGARAWTHAGAVAVAGPRLSLRDRLAVRGPAPAAARLVRHALAEAGPSYRPVGDTDLIASLLAAVPGLALVDTFGWMEIGGSRLAAPADAHWLRPDELPQAAALIAEAYPGSYARPEDRSGARTVHRSGARTAHRWAGVRDGAGRLTAVAADAWSAPEVGFLAGVAAHPRHGRGRGHAEAACRLVLDTLLRRSGRAALMVDGDNPAAIRLYHRLGLHWRDVSAAAVEG is encoded by the coding sequence GTGCGTGAACTGACGACCATCGCCGAACTGCGCGACGCCGCCGAGGACGACGCCCTGCCGCTCTGGGCCGCGCAGGGTTTCGCCACCGGCGCCCGCGCCTGGACCCACGCCGGGGCGGTCGCCGTCGCCGGCCCCCGGCTCTCCCTCCGCGACCGCCTGGCCGTGCGCGGCCCGGCTCCCGCCGCCGCCCGCCTGGTGCGCCACGCGCTCGCCGAGGCCGGCCCCTCCTACCGGCCGGTCGGGGACACCGACCTGATCGCCTCGCTGCTCGCGGCCGTCCCCGGGCTGGCCCTGGTGGACACCTTCGGCTGGATGGAGATCGGCGGCTCCCGACTCGCCGCCCCCGCCGACGCCCACTGGCTGCGCCCCGACGAGCTGCCGCAGGCCGCCGCCCTGATCGCCGAGGCCTACCCCGGCTCCTACGCCCGCCCCGAGGACCGGTCGGGCGCCCGGACGGTCCACCGGTCGGGCGCCCGGACGGCCCATCGCTGGGCCGGCGTGCGGGACGGCGCCGGCCGCCTGACCGCCGTCGCCGCCGACGCCTGGAGCGCCCCCGAGGTCGGCTTCCTCGCCGGCGTCGCCGCCCACCCCCGGCACGGGCGCGGCCGCGGCCACGCCGAGGCCGCCTGCCGGCTGGTCCTGGACACCCTGCTGCGCCGCAGCGGCCGGGCCGCCCTGATGGTCGACGGCGACAACCCGGCCGCGATCCGGCTCTACCACCGCCTCGGCCTGCACTGGCGCGACGTGTCGGCCGCCGCCGTGGAGGGCTGA
- a CDS encoding RtcB family protein, with protein sequence MSYTEIPGAGIPIRMWADPATVESQALQQLRNISSLPWLHGLAVMPDVHLGKGATVGSVIAMKDAVCPAAVGVDIGCGMSAVRTSLTAKDLPDDLSRLRSRIERAIPVGRGLHADPVDPHTLQGAPTAGWDDFWQRFDGIAPEVKWRRERAAQQMGTLGSGNHFTEVCLDTSGSVWLMLHSGSRNIGKELADHHMGVARSLPHNQGLVDRDLAVFVADTPQMAAYRQDLFWAQEYARHNRAIMMALLQDVMRREFARAKVAFDEVISCHHNYVAEERYDGVDLLVTRKGAIRAGTGDLGIIPGSMGTGSYIVRGLGNEAAFNSASHGAGRKMSRGAAKKRFTTKDLEEQTRGVECRKDSGVVDEIPGAYKSIEKVMAQQKDLVEVVAHLKQVVCVKG encoded by the coding sequence ATGTCGTACACCGAAATCCCCGGCGCCGGGATCCCGATCCGGATGTGGGCCGACCCGGCCACCGTCGAGAGCCAGGCCCTCCAGCAGTTGCGCAACATCAGCTCCCTGCCCTGGCTGCACGGCCTCGCCGTGATGCCCGACGTCCACCTGGGCAAGGGCGCGACCGTCGGATCCGTCATCGCCATGAAGGACGCGGTCTGCCCGGCGGCGGTCGGCGTCGACATCGGCTGCGGGATGAGCGCCGTGAGGACCTCGCTCACCGCGAAGGACCTGCCGGACGACCTCTCCCGGCTGCGCTCCAGGATCGAGCGGGCGATCCCGGTCGGTCGGGGGCTGCACGCCGATCCGGTCGACCCGCACACGCTGCAGGGCGCCCCGACGGCGGGATGGGACGACTTCTGGCAGCGGTTCGACGGGATCGCGCCGGAGGTGAAGTGGCGGCGCGAGCGGGCCGCGCAGCAGATGGGGACGCTCGGATCCGGAAACCACTTCACCGAGGTGTGCCTCGACACGAGCGGTTCCGTCTGGTTGATGCTGCACTCCGGATCCCGCAACATCGGTAAGGAACTGGCGGACCACCACATGGGCGTCGCCCGCTCGCTGCCGCACAACCAGGGCCTGGTGGACCGGGATCTGGCGGTGTTCGTCGCGGACACCCCGCAGATGGCCGCCTACCGGCAGGACCTGTTCTGGGCGCAGGAGTACGCCAGGCACAACCGGGCGATCATGATGGCCCTGCTCCAGGACGTGATGCGCCGGGAGTTCGCCAGGGCGAAGGTCGCCTTCGACGAGGTGATCAGCTGTCACCACAACTACGTCGCCGAGGAGCGCTACGACGGAGTCGACCTGCTCGTCACCCGCAAGGGTGCGATCAGGGCCGGTACGGGTGATCTCGGCATCATTCCCGGATCGATGGGCACGGGCTCGTACATCGTCCGTGGTCTCGGCAACGAGGCGGCCTTCAACTCGGCCTCCCACGGCGCCGGCCGGAAGATGAGCCGGGGCGCCGCCAAGAAGCGGTTCACCACCAAGGACCTGGAGGAGCAGACCAGGGGCGTCGAGTGCCGCAAGGACAGCGGCGTGGTGGACGAGATCCCGGGCGCCTACAAGTCGATCGAGAAGGTCATGGCGCAGCAGAAGGACCTGGTGGAGGTCGTCGCCCACCTCAAGCAGGTGGTCTGCGTGAAGGGCTGA
- a CDS encoding M16 family metallopeptidase: MSTDPTPVMTFHPQPRPGTPTPWAFPRPERTTLANGITVLYCDRPGQQLVAVDVLLDVPLAAEPEGLDGVAGILARALNEGTDTLTAEQFAAELERAGATLDAHADHPCIRVSLEVPASRLQRGLGLLADALRAPALPEDEIERLVANRLDEIVHEQANPARRAAKALYAGLFDAADRLSRPRGGTAETVRSIDRPAVKAFYDAHIRPGTTTVVVVGDLTGTDLPALLESTLGVWSGTAGRPSTHAPVTADDTGRVVIVDRPGSVQTQLLIGRIGPDRHDDSWAAQILGTYCLGGTLTSRLDRVLREEKGYTYGVRAFAQPLRSAADGTGRAMLAISGSVDTASTAPALADTWTILRTLAAEGLTDAERDEAVQFLVGVAPLKFETAGSVAGTLADQVEQALPDDYQAEFYRRLAELGTAAATEAVVAAFPPDRLFTVLVGDAAEIAEPVGKLGIGEVTVITS; encoded by the coding sequence ATGAGCACCGACCCCACCCCCGTCATGACCTTCCACCCCCAGCCCCGGCCGGGGACGCCCACGCCCTGGGCGTTCCCCCGGCCGGAGCGCACCACCCTCGCCAACGGCATCACCGTGCTGTACTGCGACCGTCCCGGCCAGCAGCTGGTCGCCGTGGACGTGCTGCTCGACGTCCCGCTCGCGGCCGAGCCCGAGGGCCTCGACGGCGTCGCCGGCATCCTCGCCCGCGCGCTCAACGAGGGCACCGACACCCTGACGGCCGAGCAGTTCGCGGCCGAGCTGGAGCGCGCCGGCGCCACCCTCGACGCGCACGCCGACCACCCGTGCATCCGGGTCTCGCTCGAAGTCCCCGCCTCCCGGCTGCAGCGCGGCCTCGGGCTGCTCGCCGACGCCCTGCGCGCCCCGGCCCTGCCCGAGGACGAGATCGAGCGGCTCGTCGCCAACCGGCTCGACGAGATCGTCCACGAGCAGGCCAACCCGGCCCGCCGTGCGGCCAAGGCCCTCTACGCGGGCCTCTTCGACGCCGCCGACCGCCTCTCCCGCCCGCGCGGCGGCACGGCCGAGACGGTCCGGTCCATCGACCGGCCGGCGGTCAAGGCGTTCTACGACGCCCACATCCGCCCCGGCACCACCACCGTCGTGGTCGTCGGCGACCTCACCGGCACCGACCTCCCGGCCCTGCTGGAGAGCACCCTCGGGGTCTGGAGCGGCACCGCCGGCCGGCCGAGCACGCACGCCCCGGTCACCGCCGACGACACCGGCCGGGTCGTCATCGTCGACCGTCCCGGCTCCGTCCAGACGCAGCTGCTGATCGGCCGGATCGGCCCGGACCGCCACGACGACAGCTGGGCCGCCCAGATCCTCGGCACCTACTGCCTCGGCGGCACCCTCACCTCGCGGCTCGACCGCGTCCTGCGCGAGGAGAAGGGCTACACCTACGGCGTCCGCGCCTTCGCCCAGCCGCTGCGCTCCGCGGCCGACGGCACCGGCCGGGCGATGCTCGCGATCAGCGGCTCGGTCGACACCGCCTCCACCGCGCCGGCCCTCGCCGACACCTGGACGATCCTGCGCACGCTCGCCGCCGAGGGGCTCACCGACGCCGAGCGCGACGAGGCCGTCCAGTTCCTGGTCGGCGTCGCCCCGCTCAAGTTCGAGACCGCGGGCTCGGTCGCCGGCACCCTGGCCGACCAGGTCGAGCAGGCGCTGCCCGACGACTACCAGGCGGAGTTCTACCGCCGGCTCGCCGAACTCGGCACCGCCGCCGCCACCGAGGCCGTGGTCGCGGCGTTCCCGCCGGACCGCCTGTTCACCGTGCTCGTCGGCGACGCCGCCGAGATCGCCGAGCCGGTCGGCAAGCTCGGCATCGGCGAGGTCACCGTCATCACCTCCTGA